The Actinopolymorpha sp. NPDC004070 genome includes a region encoding these proteins:
- a CDS encoding NUDIX hydrolase N-terminal domain-containing protein yields the protein MSSSGDHDEPTEPTDPTDPTDPAEEPGRLLHRWAVELAAMAQNGLTYSSDRYDIARYERLRSMSADLMGLIGTPDPAEFRAALNAEGGHATPKVDVRGALFADDRVLLVQEARDRLWTLPGGWADALDSPSDAAEREFAEEAGLRVRAHRLAAVHDGSLRNGHAGSPWHTYKLFFLVDRLDDSAPRAGLDGETADVGFFALDDLPELSTPRCTADQLALLLAHHRDPSLPTDFD from the coding sequence ATGAGCAGCAGCGGGGACCACGACGAGCCGACCGAGCCGACCGACCCGACCGATCCCACCGACCCGGCGGAGGAACCCGGCCGGCTCCTGCACCGCTGGGCGGTCGAGCTCGCCGCGATGGCACAGAACGGCCTGACCTACAGCTCCGACCGCTACGACATCGCGCGGTACGAACGCCTGCGGTCGATGTCGGCCGACCTGATGGGGCTGATCGGTACGCCCGACCCGGCGGAGTTCCGGGCGGCGCTGAACGCGGAGGGTGGGCACGCGACCCCCAAGGTCGACGTCCGCGGCGCGCTCTTCGCCGACGACCGGGTGCTGCTGGTGCAGGAGGCGCGCGACCGGCTCTGGACGCTGCCTGGCGGCTGGGCGGACGCGCTGGACTCTCCGTCGGACGCGGCCGAACGCGAGTTCGCCGAGGAGGCCGGTCTTCGCGTACGCGCGCACCGGCTGGCGGCGGTGCACGACGGCTCGCTGCGTAACGGCCACGCCGGCAGTCCCTGGCACACGTACAAGCTGTTCTTCCTCGTCGACCGGCTGGACGACTCGGCACCGCGCGCGGGCCTGGACGGCGAGACCGCGGACGTCGGCTTCTTCGCCCTCGACGACCTGCCCGAGCTGTCCACCCCACGGTGCACCGCGGACCAGTTGGCGCTCCTGCTCGCCCACCATCGCGACCCGAGCCTGCCGACGGACTTCGACTGA